The segment AATAGAAAATCGCAAAGTCGTTTCAAGACGAGATCATTTGCGGTGTGACTTGTTTCTCCCGTTTCGATTTGAGATAACAATATTCGATATTAACAAGGCAGAGATATGATCATCACACGTTGGCAAGCACCTATAATACCAAGCAGAGAACAAGTTTATATGATTCTTGAATCAGAAGGCTTAGAGCCCTATGAGGAAATCTACGAGCCACAGACAAAGGTTCCGGATCATCGCCACCCTTTTGCTGAGGTACGAATTATCGTTTCTGGAGAAATGCTTTTTAACATCTCTGGCAATCAGTTTGTCTTGCGTCCTGGTGACCGCGTGGAAATTCCTGCGAATACAAAACATGCACACACAGCGCATGGAACTGTGCCTTGTGTTTGCATCTGCGCACTGAGAGCTATTTAGTTAGTTGGAAATGATCGACGACTGATCGAAAGGTCAGTCGTA is part of the Bdellovibrio svalbardensis genome and harbors:
- a CDS encoding cupin domain-containing protein, with amino-acid sequence MILESEGLEPYEEIYEPQTKVPDHRHPFAEVRIIVSGEMLFNISGNQFVLRPGDRVEIPANTKHAHTAHGTVPCVCICALRAI